One Paracoccaceae bacterium genomic region harbors:
- a CDS encoding ComF family protein — MGLQAVLRAVYPPQCLTCDAMVTEDFALCPACWRDTPFIGGLVCDLCGVPLPGTDPGHPVHCDDCLTIARPWSRGRAAVLYRDNGRKLVLALKHGDRLDLAAPAARWMLRAAAPVIEPGMIAAPVPLHWFRLLRRRYNQSALLSAALARTAGIDHCPDLLLRSRGTPTQDGRNRDGRFANVRGAMRIHPRRAHLLRDRPVLLVDDVMTSGATLAAAADACLAAGATHVAVAVLARVAKDR, encoded by the coding sequence ATGGGTTTGCAAGCGGTGCTTCGCGCGGTCTATCCGCCGCAATGCCTGACATGCGACGCGATGGTGACCGAAGATTTCGCGCTCTGCCCCGCCTGCTGGCGCGACACGCCCTTCATCGGCGGCCTTGTCTGCGATCTCTGTGGCGTGCCGCTGCCGGGCACCGACCCCGGGCATCCCGTGCATTGCGACGACTGCCTGACCATCGCGCGTCCCTGGTCGCGTGGCCGCGCCGCCGTCCTGTACCGCGACAACGGGCGCAAGCTCGTGCTGGCGCTCAAGCACGGCGACCGGCTGGACCTTGCCGCGCCTGCCGCCCGCTGGATGCTGCGCGCGGCGGCCCCCGTCATCGAACCCGGCATGATCGCGGCGCCGGTCCCGTTGCACTGGTTCCGCCTGCTGCGGCGGCGCTACAACCAGTCGGCGCTGCTGTCGGCGGCGCTGGCGCGGACCGCGGGCATCGACCACTGCCCCGACCTTCTGCTGCGGTCCCGCGGCACCCCCACGCAGGATGGCCGCAACCGCGACGGCCGATTCGCCAATGTGCGGGGGGCCATGCGCATCCATCCCCGCCGGGCGCATCTGCTGCGCGACCGGCCGGTGCTGCTGGTCGATGACGTGATGACCTCGGGCGCGACGCTGGCGGCGGCGGCGGATGCCTGCCTGGCCGCCGGGGCGACGCATGTTGCCGTTGCCGTACTGGCGCGCGTTGCGAAGGACCGCTGA
- a CDS encoding sulfurtransferase TusA family protein: MTWDAELDASGLLCPLPVLKARKRLLGMAPGQVLRLIATDPAALVDVPHFCREAGHDLLSTEETPTHRSWLIRRG, from the coding sequence ATGACGTGGGATGCCGAACTCGATGCCTCGGGGCTGCTTTGCCCGCTGCCGGTGCTCAAGGCGCGCAAGCGCCTGCTGGGCATGGCCCCGGGCCAGGTATTGCGGCTGATCGCCACCGACCCTGCGGCGCTGGTCGATGTTCCGCATTTCTGCCGCGAGGCCGGGCACGACCTGCTGTCGACCGAGGAAACGCCCACCCACCGGTCATGGCTGATCCGCCGGGGCTGA
- the mobB gene encoding molybdopterin-guanine dinucleotide biosynthesis protein B has protein sequence MKVFGIVGWKNSGKTTLTVRLVAEMVARGLTVSTVKHTHHAAEVDHPGHDSFRHRQAGAAQVILSSPVRWALMTELRAGGEPPLAELLARLAPVDLVLVEGYKHAAHPKVETHRVETGQPLLAPDHPSIRAVASNGTPDAGVPRFDLDDVAGVAGFILRELGL, from the coding sequence ATGAAGGTCTTCGGGATCGTCGGATGGAAGAACTCGGGCAAGACCACGCTGACGGTGCGGCTGGTGGCCGAGATGGTGGCGCGGGGTCTGACCGTTTCGACGGTGAAGCACACCCACCATGCGGCGGAGGTGGACCATCCGGGCCATGACAGTTTCCGGCACCGGCAGGCGGGGGCAGCGCAGGTGATCCTGTCCTCGCCAGTCCGCTGGGCGCTGATGACCGAGCTGCGGGCAGGTGGCGAGCCGCCGCTGGCGGAACTGCTGGCACGGCTGGCGCCCGTCGATCTGGTGCTGGTGGAGGGCTACAAGCACGCGGCGCATCCCAAGGTCGAGACACACCGCGTGGAAACCGGCCAGCCCCTGCTGGCCCCCGACCATCCCAGCATTCGCGCGGTCGCGTCGAACGGAACGCCGGATGCAGGGGTTCCGCGGTTCGATCTGGACGATGTCGCCGGGGTCGCCGGATTCATCCTGCGCGAGCTGGGGCTGTGA
- a CDS encoding methyltransferase domain-containing protein, translated as MSTPPRLTDRTALARNRARAARQGLATFLQDEVIAEVQERLAEVNRTFTAPAVVTPFPGLWQAAMPQARIVGDDPVLDLAPGSHDLVIHALCLHWADDPVGQVVQCARALRPDGLFLAVLFGGQTLHELRACMAEAEVAVTGGLSPRVLPMAEIRDLGALPGRAGLALPVADATTRRVLYRDAGHLMADLRAMGEGNALAARLRRPTRRAVVGETAARYGAAHGDAEGRIPATFELVWLTGWAAHPDQPRPLRPGSAAARLADVLGTAERPLPGPATPATPPHG; from the coding sequence ATGAGCACGCCACCCCGCCTGACCGACCGCACGGCGCTTGCCCGCAACCGCGCGCGGGCAGCGCGTCAGGGCCTGGCGACCTTCCTGCAGGACGAGGTGATCGCCGAGGTGCAGGAGAGACTGGCTGAGGTTAACAGAACCTTTACGGCCCCCGCCGTGGTGACGCCTTTTCCGGGGTTGTGGCAGGCCGCGATGCCGCAGGCGCGCATCGTCGGGGACGACCCGGTGCTGGATCTGGCGCCCGGGTCGCATGACCTGGTGATCCATGCGCTGTGCCTGCACTGGGCGGACGACCCGGTGGGGCAGGTGGTGCAATGCGCGCGGGCGCTGCGGCCCGACGGGCTGTTCCTGGCGGTGCTGTTCGGCGGCCAGACGCTGCACGAGCTGCGCGCCTGCATGGCGGAAGCCGAGGTTGCGGTGACCGGGGGCCTGTCGCCGCGCGTGCTGCCGATGGCGGAGATCCGCGATCTGGGCGCGCTGCCGGGGCGGGCGGGACTGGCGCTGCCGGTGGCTGACGCCACGACGCGGCGCGTGCTGTATCGGGATGCCGGGCACCTGATGGCGGACCTGCGCGCGATGGGCGAGGGCAACGCGCTTGCCGCACGGCTGCGCCGACCGACGCGGCGCGCGGTGGTGGGCGAGACGGCCGCGCGCTATGGCGCCGCGCATGGCGATGCGGAGGGCCGGATTCCGGCGACGTTCGAGCTTGTCTGGCTGACCGGCTGGGCGGCCCATCCGGACCAGCCGAGGCCGCTGCGCCCCGGGTCGGCCGCGGCCCGGCTGGCGGATGTGCTGGGCACGGCGGAACGCCCCCTGCCCGGCCCGGCCACCCCTGCGACACCGCCGCACGGTTGA
- a CDS encoding AEC family transporter — MLPILLKTLPFFALIGLGYWAGRVRFFTPEATAYLTKFVFYFALSAMLFRFAANLSLAEIWDTRFALAYLWGCGVVYAIAMGVAFWRGITTEEAAVEAQVAVIGNTGFLGVPMLVVLLGPQAAGPVLLVLAIDLIVFSSIITLVMTARREGRMSLAIIRVLGVGLLKNPMIVSMSLGLFWAATGFPVPGPLNDFLGILGAAATPGALFAIGASLATKSAERMQVAAWLSFCKLVLHPAAVAFGAFVLFNVDRERAGVMVAAAALPVAGNVYILAQHYGVAPQRVSASILISTAVSIVTVSAVIAWVTGSEP, encoded by the coding sequence ATGCTGCCGATCCTTCTGAAAACCCTGCCCTTCTTCGCGCTGATCGGGCTTGGGTATTGGGCGGGCCGGGTGCGGTTCTTCACGCCCGAGGCCACGGCCTACCTGACCAAGTTCGTGTTCTACTTTGCACTTTCGGCCATGCTGTTCCGCTTTGCCGCGAACCTGTCGCTGGCCGAGATCTGGGATACCCGCTTTGCGCTGGCCTATCTGTGGGGCTGCGGGGTTGTCTATGCCATCGCGATGGGTGTCGCGTTCTGGCGCGGCATCACCACCGAGGAGGCGGCGGTCGAGGCGCAGGTGGCGGTCATCGGCAACACCGGGTTCCTGGGCGTGCCGATGCTGGTGGTCCTGCTGGGGCCGCAGGCGGCGGGGCCGGTGCTGCTGGTCCTGGCCATCGACCTGATCGTGTTCTCCTCGATCATCACGCTGGTGATGACCGCCCGGCGCGAGGGGCGGATGTCGCTGGCGATCATCCGGGTTCTGGGGGTCGGGCTGCTGAAGAACCCGATGATCGTGTCGATGTCGCTGGGCCTGTTCTGGGCCGCAACCGGGTTTCCGGTTCCCGGCCCGCTGAACGATTTCCTGGGCATTCTGGGTGCCGCAGCGACCCCGGGCGCGCTGTTCGCCATCGGTGCATCGCTGGCCACGAAGTCGGCCGAACGGATGCAGGTGGCGGCCTGGCTGTCGTTCTGCAAGCTGGTCCTGCATCCCGCCGCCGTTGCCTTTGGTGCCTTCGTGCTGTTCAACGTCGATCGGGAACGCGCGGGCGTCATGGTGGCCGCGGCAGCGCTGCCGGTTGCAGGGAATGTCTACATCCTGGCGCAGCACTATGGCGTGGCGCCGCAGCGCGTCTCGGCCAGTATCCTGATATCTACGGCGGTCAGCATCGTGACCGTCTCAGCCGTGATTGCCTGGGTGACAGGGAGTGAACCATGA
- a CDS encoding molybdopterin guanine dinucleotide synthesis, whose translation MTFDRVAVVDWSAARGRRRGRDSIWIGVADAAGVSAENLPTRSAAEARLDAMIAGGGGRMLIGADFAFGYPAGFARALTGQDQALALWGWLAARVQELPGDGSNFRDIAALANRSLAAAGPFWGNGERADTPGLPRTRPPVPAGLAPHRVTEIAARAGGAQPKSVWQLAGAGAVGAQALTGIPVLWRLRNRHAGRVAVWPFEPCGQAQVVLAEVYPSLLAREVRAASGPDSVPDEVQVRLLAECLFRLGRQGRMGRLLQPGAAPGVLAEEGWILGVGAEALLRGVAEDIRHGGDSNRG comes from the coding sequence GTGACCTTCGACCGGGTGGCGGTGGTTGACTGGTCGGCGGCGCGGGGACGGCGGCGCGGTCGGGATTCGATCTGGATCGGGGTGGCCGACGCGGCGGGGGTGAGCGCCGAGAACCTGCCGACGCGCAGCGCAGCCGAGGCCCGGCTGGACGCCATGATTGCCGGAGGCGGCGGACGGATGCTGATCGGAGCGGATTTCGCCTTTGGCTATCCGGCGGGGTTCGCCCGGGCGCTGACCGGGCAGGACCAGGCGCTTGCGCTGTGGGGCTGGCTGGCGGCGCGGGTGCAGGAGCTGCCCGGAGACGGCAGCAATTTCAGGGATATAGCGGCGCTTGCCAATCGTTCGCTGGCGGCGGCCGGGCCGTTCTGGGGCAATGGCGAGCGGGCGGACACGCCCGGGCTGCCGCGCACCCGCCCGCCGGTTCCTGCCGGTCTGGCCCCGCATCGGGTGACCGAGATCGCGGCGCGGGCCGGCGGGGCCCAGCCGAAATCGGTGTGGCAACTGGCCGGGGCCGGGGCGGTGGGGGCGCAGGCGCTGACGGGGATTCCGGTGCTGTGGCGGCTGCGGAACCGGCATGCGGGACGGGTGGCGGTCTGGCCCTTCGAGCCCTGCGGGCAAGCGCAGGTGGTGCTGGCCGAGGTCTATCCGTCACTGCTGGCCCGGGAGGTCCGGGCGGCGTCGGGGCCGGACAGCGTGCCGGACGAGGTTCAGGTGCGGCTGCTGGCCGAATGCCTGTTCCGGCTGGGGCGGCAGGGCCGGATGGGCCGGTTGCTGCAACCCGGGGCCGCGCCGGGGGTGCTGGCCGAGGAAGGCTGGATCCTGGGGGTGGGCGCCGAGGCGCTGTTGCGCGGCGTGGCGGAGGACATCCGCCACGGGGGTGATTCGAATCGGGGTTAA
- a CDS encoding L,D-transpeptidase has translation MSSSPVPRITRRGVILGSAATAAVGLAAPALAMDGSTEFVPGASSSVRNNVSSFRMLDWRQYFDSTRGGAVLVDLTSRALHFWSEDQSIYRLYPTSVPLSEDLTRRGRTEVVQKVVNPPWRPTPAMRERNPEWPDMVPGGAPDNPLGVRALYLSWTYYRIHGTHDTRKIGRRSSNGCIGLYNEHIVELFDLTRVGTQVLLI, from the coding sequence ATGTCATCCAGTCCGGTTCCGCGGATCACGCGGCGCGGCGTCATACTCGGATCGGCCGCGACGGCTGCGGTGGGGCTTGCCGCACCCGCGCTGGCGATGGACGGCTCGACCGAGTTCGTTCCCGGCGCCTCGTCCAGCGTCCGCAACAACGTGTCGAGCTTCCGGATGCTCGACTGGCGGCAGTATTTCGACAGCACGCGCGGCGGCGCCGTCCTTGTCGACCTGACCTCGCGCGCCCTGCATTTCTGGTCCGAGGACCAGTCGATCTATCGGCTTTATCCGACCTCCGTGCCGCTCAGCGAGGATCTGACGCGGCGCGGCCGGACCGAGGTGGTGCAGAAGGTGGTGAACCCGCCGTGGCGTCCGACGCCCGCGATGCGCGAACGCAACCCCGAATGGCCCGACATGGTGCCGGGCGGGGCGCCGGACAACCCGCTGGGCGTGCGCGCGCTGTACCTGTCGTGGACCTACTACCGGATTCACGGCACCCACGACACGCGCAAGATCGGGCGCCGGTCATCGAACGGCTGCATCGGGCTCTACAACGAGCATATCGTCGAACTGTTCGACCTGACGCGCGTCGGAACGCAGGTTCTGCTGATCTGA
- the grxC gene encoding glutaredoxin 3 — translation MKPVEIYTTPFCGYCHAAKRLLSRKGVAFTEIDVSADPAQRAAMLARSNGRRTVPQIFIGGQHVGGSDDLHGLDAAGRLDPLLAG, via the coding sequence GTGAAGCCCGTCGAAATCTACACCACCCCCTTCTGCGGCTATTGCCATGCCGCCAAGCGCCTGCTGTCGCGCAAGGGCGTCGCCTTCACCGAAATCGACGTCAGCGCCGATCCCGCGCAGCGCGCGGCGATGCTGGCACGGTCGAACGGGCGGCGCACCGTGCCGCAGATCTTCATCGGCGGGCAGCATGTCGGCGGATCGGATGACCTGCACGGACTGGACGCGGCGGGCCGGCTTGATCCGCTGCTGGCCGGCTGA
- the fghA gene encoding S-formylglutathione hydrolase produces the protein MKTISENRAFGGVQGVYSHRSEATGCDMTFGLFLPEQAEDGAVPVLWYLSGLTCTHENAMVKAGAQAHAAELGVALVFPDTSPRGEGVADDPAFDLGQGAGFYVNATERPWAPHYRMWDYVTEELPSAIFSAFPVDEARQGITGHSMGGHGALTVAMSFPGRFRSVSAFAPIAHPTASDWGRKQFAAYLGQDDGKWAVHDATLLMRRRGFDGPVLIDQGAKDQFLDLLKPEALAEAMAARRQQGVFRMQRGYDHSYFFVSTFMQDHVGFHAEALYA, from the coding sequence ATGAAAACCATCAGCGAAAACCGTGCCTTCGGGGGCGTTCAGGGGGTCTATTCGCACCGCAGCGAGGCCACGGGCTGTGACATGACCTTCGGCCTGTTCCTGCCCGAGCAGGCCGAGGATGGCGCCGTGCCGGTGCTGTGGTACCTGTCCGGCCTGACCTGCACGCATGAGAACGCGATGGTCAAGGCGGGCGCGCAGGCCCACGCGGCGGAACTGGGTGTCGCGCTCGTGTTTCCCGACACCTCGCCCCGGGGCGAGGGCGTGGCGGACGATCCGGCCTTCGACCTGGGGCAGGGCGCAGGCTTCTACGTGAACGCGACCGAGCGGCCCTGGGCGCCGCATTACCGCATGTGGGACTATGTGACCGAGGAACTGCCCTCAGCGATCTTTTCGGCCTTTCCCGTCGACGAGGCGCGGCAGGGCATCACCGGGCATTCGATGGGCGGCCACGGCGCGCTGACCGTGGCCATGTCGTTCCCCGGCCGGTTCCGCTCGGTGTCCGCCTTCGCCCCGATCGCGCATCCCACCGCGTCCGACTGGGGCCGCAAGCAGTTCGCGGCCTATCTGGGCCAGGATGACGGGAAATGGGCGGTCCACGATGCCACGCTTCTGATGCGCCGGCGCGGCTTTGACGGGCCGGTGCTGATCGACCAGGGTGCCAAGGACCAGTTCCTTGACCTGCTGAAGCCCGAGGCGCTGGCCGAGGCCATGGCTGCCAGGCGCCAGCAGGGCGTGTTCCGCATGCAGCGCGGCTATGACCACAGCTATTTCTTTGTCTCGACCTTCATGCAGGATCACGTCGGCTTTCATGCCGAGGCGCTCTATGCCTGA
- a CDS encoding sugar transferase, giving the protein MTPAKRALDLASALLLAAVLALPFSLVLLWLVITQGRPLFYVAERMHAPGRPFRLWKLRTMTLAPDERGVTGADKSARITPAGRFLRRTRLDEVPQLWNVIRGDMSFVGPRPPLREYVERFPDLYAQVLRSRPGITGLATLRYHRHEEMLLARCRTAAETDAVYARACVPRKARLDLIYQRRRNLCLDIWLMLQTGIPALRRHRRTGAARHR; this is encoded by the coding sequence ATGACCCCCGCCAAGCGCGCCCTCGATCTGGCCAGCGCACTGCTGCTGGCGGCCGTGCTGGCGCTGCCGTTCTCGCTGGTCCTGCTTTGGCTTGTGATCACGCAGGGCCGCCCGCTGTTCTACGTGGCCGAACGGATGCACGCCCCGGGCCGGCCGTTCCGCCTGTGGAAACTGCGGACCATGACGCTGGCCCCCGACGAACGCGGCGTGACCGGCGCCGACAAGTCCGCGCGCATCACCCCCGCAGGCCGCTTCCTGCGCCGCACCCGGCTCGACGAGGTGCCGCAGCTGTGGAACGTGATCCGGGGCGACATGTCCTTTGTCGGTCCGCGCCCGCCGCTGCGGGAATATGTCGAACGCTTCCCCGATCTCTACGCACAGGTCCTGCGGTCCCGGCCCGGCATCACCGGTCTGGCCACCCTGCGCTATCACCGGCATGAAGAGATGCTGCTGGCCCGCTGCCGCACGGCCGCCGAAACCGATGCGGTCTATGCCCGGGCCTGCGTGCCCCGCAAGGCCCGGCTCGACCTGATCTACCAGCGGCGGCGCAATCTCTGCCTCGACATCTGGCTGATGCTGCAAACCGGAATTCCGGCACTGCGGCGCCACCGGCGGACCGGGGCGGCCCGGCACCGCTGA
- the mobA gene encoding molybdenum cofactor guanylyltransferase MobA → MLPGVILAGGRATRMGGGDKGFRVVAGRRLIEHVAERMAGQCAPLAISANGDPARFSDLRLPVLADSLPGHPGPLAGVLAGMDWAFARGAGAIVTAAADTPFLPRDLAERLRAFAGPSGLCLAASADVGARVQRHPTFGLWPVALRDDLRAALRGGLRKVMDWADGHGAGTAVFPALPHDPFFNVNTPEDLVLAEEMARS, encoded by the coding sequence ATGCTGCCCGGGGTGATCCTGGCGGGGGGACGTGCCACGCGGATGGGCGGGGGCGACAAGGGCTTTCGCGTGGTGGCCGGGCGGCGGCTGATCGAGCATGTGGCGGAGCGCATGGCAGGCCAGTGCGCGCCCCTGGCAATCAGCGCCAACGGCGATCCGGCGCGGTTCTCGGACCTGCGGCTGCCGGTGCTGGCCGACAGCCTGCCCGGCCACCCCGGGCCGCTTGCCGGGGTGCTGGCGGGGATGGACTGGGCCTTTGCGCGGGGTGCCGGGGCGATCGTGACGGCGGCGGCCGACACGCCGTTCCTGCCGCGCGACCTGGCGGAACGGCTGCGGGCCTTTGCCGGGCCCTCGGGCCTGTGCCTTGCGGCCAGCGCGGACGTCGGGGCGCGGGTGCAGCGGCATCCGACCTTCGGCCTGTGGCCGGTCGCGCTGCGCGATGACCTTCGGGCGGCGCTGCGCGGCGGATTGCGCAAGGTGATGGACTGGGCGGATGGCCACGGGGCGGGAACAGCGGTGTTCCCGGCCCTGCCCCATGACCCGTTCTTCAATGTCAATACACCGGAAGACCTTGTTCTGGCAGAGGAAATGGCACGGTCATGA
- the hemH gene encoding ferrochelatase, whose protein sequence is MTRAEIPAEAARTLPAGQGRLAHAPADHPAVREAKVGILLANLGTPDNYDYWSMRRYLNEFLSDKRVIDYSAWLWQPLLQLVILTKRPFSSGANYKLIWNHEKGESPLMTITRDQTAGVAQAMADRFGNRVMVDFCMRYGNPSTESKVRAMVESGCEKILFFPLYPHYAGATSATANDAFFRALMKEKRQPAARTVPEYFDHPLYIDALAQSVERAYAGLDHRPDVLVASYHGMPRRYLMSGDPYHCQCAKTSRLLRERMGWAQGTIDTTFQSVFGPEEWLRPYTVEHVAELAKAGKKRIAVIAPAFSADCIETLEEINGEIREAFEHAGGESFTYIPCLNDDAAHVAALSAVIEENLAGWLR, encoded by the coding sequence ATGACCCGCGCCGAAATTCCCGCCGAAGCCGCCCGCACCCTGCCTGCCGGACAGGGCAGGCTTGCCCATGCCCCCGCCGACCACCCCGCCGTGCGCGAGGCGAAGGTGGGCATCCTGCTGGCCAACCTCGGGACGCCCGACAACTACGACTACTGGTCGATGCGCCGCTACCTGAACGAGTTCCTGTCGGACAAGCGGGTGATCGACTATTCCGCCTGGCTGTGGCAGCCGCTGCTGCAGCTCGTGATCCTGACCAAGCGGCCCTTCAGTTCGGGCGCCAACTACAAGCTGATCTGGAACCACGAGAAGGGCGAGAGCCCGCTGATGACGATCACCCGGGACCAGACCGCCGGGGTGGCGCAGGCGATGGCCGACCGGTTCGGCAACCGCGTCATGGTCGATTTCTGCATGCGCTACGGCAATCCGTCGACCGAATCGAAGGTCCGCGCGATGGTCGAGTCGGGATGCGAGAAGATCCTGTTCTTTCCGCTGTATCCGCATTACGCGGGCGCCACCTCGGCCACCGCGAACGATGCGTTCTTCCGGGCGCTGATGAAGGAAAAGCGGCAGCCTGCCGCCCGGACGGTGCCGGAATACTTCGACCATCCGCTGTACATCGACGCGCTCGCCCAGTCGGTCGAACGCGCCTATGCGGGGCTTGACCACAGGCCCGACGTGCTGGTCGCCAGCTATCACGGGATGCCCAGGCGGTATCTGATGTCGGGCGATCCCTATCACTGCCAGTGCGCCAAGACCTCGCGCCTGCTGCGCGAGCGGATGGGGTGGGCGCAGGGGACGATCGACACCACGTTCCAGTCGGTGTTCGGCCCCGAGGAATGGCTGCGGCCCTATACGGTGGAACATGTCGCCGAGCTTGCGAAGGCCGGGAAGAAGCGAATCGCGGTGATCGCGCCCGCCTTCAGCGCCGATTGCATCGAGACCCTCGAAGAGATCAACGGAGAGATCCGCGAGGCCTTTGAACATGCAGGTGGCGAGAGCTTTACCTACATTCCCTGCCTGAACGACGACGCGGCGCATGTCGCCGCCCTGTCGGCGGTGATCGAGGAGAATCTGGCGGGCTGGCTGCGCTGA
- a CDS encoding NAD-dependent epimerase/dehydratase family protein encodes MPPLLVLGATGRIGTALRRFWPDGGPLAPVWQARDTRPGFVPWNILAAPCPVPLSQGVVLCLAGGRADDLDANTHLALAALDAARDGGARHVFLASSAAVYAPGEDLDEDAPLRPPSAYGAAKLAMESAAAERMARGGGPGLTFLRIGNVAGCDALLGRARPPGQPVTLDPVPGTSGGPLRSYIGPRSLAAVLAALAARAAAGKALPRALNIAAPRPLAMADLLRAAGLPWAFGPPDPAVIPAVTFDTARLRALVPLPGDASDPAAMVREWRDLTGAPP; translated from the coding sequence GTGCCGCCGCTTCTGGTCCTCGGCGCCACGGGCCGGATCGGCACCGCCCTGCGCCGCTTCTGGCCGGATGGCGGGCCGCTGGCGCCGGTCTGGCAGGCCCGCGACACCCGCCCCGGCTTCGTGCCGTGGAACATCCTTGCGGCACCCTGCCCGGTGCCCCTGTCGCAGGGCGTGGTCCTGTGTCTTGCCGGGGGCCGGGCCGACGATCTGGACGCCAACACGCACCTCGCGCTGGCCGCGCTCGACGCCGCCCGTGACGGCGGCGCCCGGCATGTGTTCCTGGCCTCGTCGGCTGCGGTCTACGCCCCGGGCGAAGACCTGGACGAGGATGCGCCCCTGCGGCCGCCCTCGGCCTATGGCGCGGCCAAGCTGGCGATGGAATCCGCCGCTGCCGAACGCATGGCGCGCGGTGGCGGGCCGGGGCTGACCTTCCTGCGCATCGGCAATGTCGCGGGCTGCGACGCGCTGCTCGGCCGTGCCCGCCCGCCGGGTCAGCCCGTCACGCTCGATCCGGTTCCGGGCACGTCGGGCGGGCCATTGCGGTCCTACATCGGCCCGCGGTCGCTGGCCGCGGTGCTGGCCGCCCTTGCGGCCCGGGCGGCGGCGGGCAAGGCCCTGCCCCGGGCGCTCAACATCGCGGCACCGCGCCCCCTTGCGATGGCCGATCTGTTGCGGGCGGCCGGTCTGCCCTGGGCCTTCGGCCCGCCCGATCCCGCGGTCATTCCCGCCGTCACCTTCGACACCGCGCGCCTGCGGGCGCTGGTGCCGCTTCCCGGTGATGCCTCCGACCCTGCGGCCATGGTGCGCGAGTGGCGCGACCTGACCGGGGCCCCGCCATGA
- a CDS encoding carbon-nitrogen hydrolase family protein has translation MRAALIQLSVTDDPAANLPLTVAAVRQAAAGGADLILTPECTNILSSVRDHQRATLRHEADDPTLAALRAEAARAGRWLLIGSLGVLTGDADGRFANRSFLIAPDGAIAARYDKIHMFDVDVTETERYRESAAYRPGARAVLADTPLACIGLTVCYDIRFPHLYRRLAQAGAQVITVPAAFNHLTGAAHWETLLRARAIETGCFILAPAQTGHHPEPAGGGKGRQTHGHSLAVAPWGEVLADAGTAPGVTLVEIDLAQVDRARGRVPSLLHDRAFEGP, from the coding sequence ATGCGGGCCGCGCTGATCCAGCTTTCGGTGACCGACGATCCGGCGGCGAACCTGCCCCTGACGGTGGCGGCCGTGCGGCAGGCTGCGGCCGGCGGGGCCGACCTGATCCTGACCCCCGAATGCACCAACATCCTGTCCTCGGTGCGCGACCATCAGCGCGCCACCCTGCGCCACGAGGCGGATGATCCCACCCTCGCCGCCCTGCGGGCCGAGGCGGCGCGCGCCGGGCGCTGGCTGCTGATCGGATCGCTCGGCGTGCTGACGGGCGATGCCGACGGACGGTTTGCCAACCGGTCCTTCCTGATCGCGCCCGACGGCGCCATCGCCGCCCGCTACGACAAGATCCACATGTTCGACGTCGACGTGACCGAGACCGAGCGCTACCGCGAATCGGCCGCCTACCGCCCGGGCGCCCGGGCGGTTCTGGCCGACACGCCGCTGGCCTGCATCGGCCTGACCGTCTGCTACGACATCCGCTTTCCCCACCTCTACCGCCGCCTGGCGCAGGCCGGCGCGCAGGTGATCACCGTTCCCGCCGCCTTCAACCACCTCACCGGGGCCGCGCATTGGGAAACCCTGCTGCGTGCCCGCGCGATCGAGACGGGGTGCTTCATCCTCGCCCCCGCCCAGACCGGCCACCACCCGGAACCCGCGGGCGGCGGCAAGGGGCGCCAGACCCACGGGCACAGTCTGGCCGTGGCCCCCTGGGGCGAGGTTCTGGCCGATGCCGGAACCGCCCCCGGCGTCACCCTTGTCGAGATCGACCTCGCCCAGGTCGACCGCGCCCGTGGCCGCGTTCCCTCGCTGCTGCACGACCGCGCGTTCGAGGGTCCGTGA
- a CDS encoding MarR family transcriptional regulator → MAEKSEDIAVALFGELFMADQLARNRISRVLPKGMELSHFGVLNHLARLNEERTPAQLARSFHVTRGAMTNTLARLEWAGHIHIRPDWDDARRKFVAISPAGRAARDAAVQAVAPLIGDLVDDLGAERVRSVLPVLRALRIRLEGGE, encoded by the coding sequence ATGGCCGAGAAATCCGAGGATATTGCCGTCGCCCTGTTCGGTGAACTGTTCATGGCCGACCAGCTTGCCCGCAACCGCATCTCCAGGGTGCTGCCGAAGGGGATGGAACTGTCGCATTTCGGCGTGCTGAACCACCTCGCCCGCCTGAACGAGGAACGCACCCCCGCGCAGCTTGCCCGCAGCTTTCATGTCACGCGCGGGGCGATGACCAACACGCTTGCCCGGCTGGAATGGGCCGGGCACATCCACATCCGCCCCGACTGGGACGATGCGCGCCGCAAGTTCGTCGCGATCAGCCCCGCCGGACGCGCCGCGCGCGATGCGGCCGTGCAGGCCGTGGCCCCGCTGATCGGCGATCTGGTCGACGATCTCGGGGCCGAACGGGTGCGCTCGGTGCTGCCCGTGCTGCGCGCACTGCGCATCCGGCTGGAGGGGGGCGAATAG